One segment of Stegostoma tigrinum isolate sSteTig4 chromosome 24, sSteTig4.hap1, whole genome shotgun sequence DNA contains the following:
- the LOC125464829 gene encoding fatty acid-binding protein, heart-like isoform X3 — translation MERFLGTWRLVDTQNFDNYMRELGVDFATRQVGNVLKPTTIIKVDGDNVILQTKSTYRSTEIIFQLDKPFNEHTADNRDCKKEKPVGSLIQTSSRAVLFGLKWKEIFLFHQCKYIGVEKAFELRFVLNEKCQ, via the exons ATGGAACGTTTTTTGGGCACCTGGAGGCTGGTGGACACCCAGAATTTCGATAATTACATGAGAGAACTGG GAGTGGACTTTGCAACCCGACAGGTGGGCAACGTCCTAAAACCCACCACAATCATCAAAGTAGATGGTGATAATGTTATCCTGCAAACCAAGAGCACCTACAGAAGCACAGAAATTATCTTCCAGCTTGACAAACCATTCAACGAACATACAGCTGACAACAGAGATTGTAAG AAAGAGAAGCCAGTGGGAAGTCTGATTCAAACCAGCAGCAGGGCAGTTTTGTTTGGACTGAAATGGAAAGAAATCTTTTTGTTTCACCAGTGCAAGTATATAGGGGTGGAAAAAGCTTTTGAGCTTCGCTTTGTGCTCAATGAGAAATGTCAGTGA